In Gammaproteobacteria bacterium, the genomic stretch CGCTGGTTGCTGGCGCGCATGGTGTCGCGCATCCGATCCGGTGCCACCAGCAGGCCCACCCCGACCGTGGCGGACAGGCCGAGCAGCACGAAGCCGATGGTCAGGCTGGCGATGTACAACCATTCATTCACTGCGTCCATTGATGATGTCCTCCCTTAGAACGGGCAAGCCGTCGAGCGCTTCGAATGCCACCCTCTTTAATTGACCGTTATCGCGGTCAACCGCTACCCGGAAGCGCAATACGCTGGCCGATTCCGATAAATTCTCGAAGTATTGTGGATAGCGTAGCTGATATCTGAGCGTTCGGTTGGCTTCACACCAGCCCCAATGCCCGGCGGCCAGCGCTGCGCAGCCGCTGCCGGGAGCCTGGGGCGGGGCGTGCGACAGCCAGGCCAGGGGGTTTTCCCTGGCGAGTTCATCGATGCCATCGAGTTTCCCGCGCAGCACGCGCTCCGACAGTTGCAAGGCCAGCGCGGCCTGGACCGAACCATGGACGCGCAGCACGTGCACCTTTTCCGCTTCGCCCCGCAGCGGCAGCAGTCGCATGGCGGCTACGCTGAACAGCAGGATCACGAGTACCACGACGACAATCAGCTCGAGCAGGCTGAAGCCGGCTTGTAAGCGTCTGGGCGACATCACTGGGCGAGCTTCACGAGATCCCACATCGGCATGAAGACACCCAGTGCCAGCACCAGCACCATGACGCCCAGTATCACCGTGATGATCGGTTGAATGAGTTCGGCGAGATTCCTGATGTCGTAATCGACTTCGCGTTCGTAAAACTCGGCCACTTCATCGAGCATGTCGTCGAGCGCGCCGGTTTCCTCGCCGACACGAATCATCTGCAGGACCAGCGGCGTGAACACGTTCGCCGTCGCGGCGGTCTTGCTGACACTTTCGCCACGTTCAACGCCATCCCGCATGTCCTCGATGCGAGCGGAAAGAAAGCTGTTGTCGACCGCGCGGCTGCACAGGTTCATGGTCTGGATCAGCGGAACGCCGGAGCGATAGCTCATCGAGAACGCTCTCGCGAAACGCGCCAGCGTGGAACGCTGAATGATGTCCCCTACCAGCGGCAGGCCGAGCTTGCGGCGATCCCAGGAGTAGCGCCCTTCCTCTGTCCGCTTCCAGGCCATGAAGGCGCCCACGCCACCGGCCGTCCCGAGAATGACCAACGGCCAGTTCGCCACCATGAAGTCGGACAGGGCGAGAATGATCTTGGTCGCGAGCGGCAGGGCAATGTCCTGCGAGGCAAAGATGTTGGCGAATGTCGGAATGACGACCGTGGTGACGAACATCAGCGCCGCAAAGACGGCGACGATGACGATGGCCGGGTAGCGCAGCGCAGTGACCACCTGCTTGCGGGTTTCCTTTTCCAGGTCGAGGTAGTGGTATAGCCGATCGAAGGCTTCCTGCATGCGGCCGGTTTCCTCGCCAACCCGCACGATGTTCACGTACAGGCTGTCGAAAATCCGCGGGTGCCGCGACATGCCGGAGGACAGGCTGCGGCCCGCTTCGATATGGTCGACAATGTCGAGCAAGGCATTGCAGAGACGTTCGTTGCGCGTGGTTTCGGAAAGGCCAAGCAGCCCCCGGATCAGCGGCACGCCGGACTTGGTCAGTGAATACATCTGGCGAGTGAAGAGCACCATTTCATCGACTTTCGGGTAGCCGCTTGTGAACAGCTTTCGCAGGCTGAAGCTTTCCACGCGGATGTCTTTGACGACCTTGATGTCGATCGGCGTCACCCCGGTGTTGAAAAGCTGGCTGGCAATGGTCTCGGGATCGTCGGCCTCCTGCCTGCCCGTGACCAGGTCACCTCTCGAATTGCGGCCGCGGTACTCGTACATCGCCATGTTCAATGCTCCCGGCGCAGGACGTCGTCAAGCATGGCAGGATCGCGGAATTCTTCCAGTGCGCCCGCGAGACGCATTACCTCGTTGATGGTCGTGACGCCCTCGAGGGCATAGTCCATGGCATGGTGGACCAGCGATTTGAAATCCTGGCCCAGGAATTCCTCCAGTGCATCGCTGTCACCACGCCGCACGGCATCGGCCATTTCCTTGTTCACTTCCAGCAGCTCGTAGACACCGATGCGACCGCGATAGCCCGAGTTGCTGCAGTAGGCGCAGCCCTTGCCGGCCTTGAAACTGGCGTTGCCAAGACTGGTCGCGCTGGCAAAGTTTTCGATGAAGGCGGTCTCGTGTACATCGGGATCGTGCGCCTGGCCACAGCTGTCGCAAACCCGCTTCACCAGTCGCTGTGCCACGACGGCCTGCAGT encodes the following:
- a CDS encoding type II secretion system F family protein — translated: MAMYEYRGRNSRGDLVTGRQEADDPETIASQLFNTGVTPIDIKVVKDIRVESFSLRKLFTSGYPKVDEMVLFTRQMYSLTKSGVPLIRGLLGLSETTRNERLCNALLDIVDHIEAGRSLSSGMSRHPRIFDSLYVNIVRVGEETGRMQEAFDRLYHYLDLEKETRKQVVTALRYPAIVIVAVFAALMFVTTVVIPTFANIFASQDIALPLATKIILALSDFMVANWPLVILGTAGGVGAFMAWKRTEEGRYSWDRRKLGLPLVGDIIQRSTLARFARAFSMSYRSGVPLIQTMNLCSRAVDNSFLSARIEDMRDGVERGESVSKTAATANVFTPLVLQMIRVGEETGALDDMLDEVAEFYEREVDYDIRNLAELIQPIITVILGVMVLVLALGVFMPMWDLVKLAQ